A window from Hymenobacter volaticus encodes these proteins:
- a CDS encoding glycoside hydrolase family 88/105 protein, protein MHIYSRTLLLLCLLLAQFAQAQNKPKTAAKPLSQRMADSFMAEYPDSLGPAKSKAARWGYEQGVMLKAVERVWQHTGDKRYFNYVRKVLDYSVQPDGSILGYKMEDYNVDYIPTGRSVLTMSQQFPKEEKYRKAADLLRKQISNQPRTQEGGFWHKKRYPNQMWLDGLYMVEPFYAEYSKLYNQPANFDDIAKQFALIEKYALDSKTGLLYHAYDESKEQKWANKTTGQSPNFWSRGMGWYAMALVDVLDYFPKNHPQRAQLVKDLQRLAPVLTKYQDAKTGGWYQVTDQGTRAGNYIETSSSSMFVYALAKGVRLGYLDKSYQKAAEKGYQGLVKNFIEMEPNGNVSLNGIVSVGGLGGDPYRDGSYEYYLSEPIKKNDFKGYGPFIMASVEMEMANPKSLTSK, encoded by the coding sequence ATGCATATCTACTCCCGTACCCTGCTCTTGCTTTGCCTGCTGCTCGCACAATTCGCGCAAGCGCAAAACAAGCCCAAAACGGCTGCCAAGCCTCTTTCACAGCGGATGGCCGACTCGTTTATGGCCGAGTATCCCGATTCGTTGGGCCCGGCCAAAAGCAAGGCGGCGCGCTGGGGCTACGAGCAAGGGGTGATGCTGAAGGCCGTGGAGCGGGTGTGGCAGCACACCGGTGATAAGCGCTACTTCAACTACGTCCGCAAAGTGCTCGACTATTCGGTGCAGCCTGATGGGTCCATTCTCGGCTATAAGATGGAAGATTACAACGTCGACTACATCCCGACGGGCCGCTCGGTGCTGACCATGAGCCAGCAATTTCCGAAGGAAGAAAAGTACCGCAAAGCCGCCGACTTGCTGCGCAAGCAGATCAGCAACCAGCCGCGCACGCAGGAGGGCGGCTTCTGGCACAAGAAGCGCTACCCCAATCAGATGTGGCTCGACGGCCTCTACATGGTCGAGCCCTTCTACGCCGAGTACAGCAAACTCTACAACCAGCCCGCCAACTTCGACGACATTGCCAAGCAGTTTGCCTTAATCGAGAAGTACGCCCTGGATTCCAAAACGGGCTTGCTCTACCACGCCTACGATGAAAGCAAAGAGCAGAAATGGGCCAACAAAACCACCGGCCAGTCGCCCAACTTTTGGAGCCGGGGCATGGGCTGGTATGCCATGGCCTTGGTGGATGTGCTCGACTATTTTCCGAAAAACCACCCGCAACGCGCCCAACTTGTCAAGGATTTGCAGCGCCTAGCGCCGGTGTTAACCAAGTATCAAGATGCCAAGACGGGCGGCTGGTATCAGGTGACGGACCAAGGTACCCGCGCCGGCAACTACATCGAAACCTCGTCGTCCAGCATGTTTGTGTACGCGCTAGCCAAGGGTGTGCGGTTGGGCTACCTCGATAAGTCGTACCAGAAGGCGGCCGAAAAAGGCTACCAGGGGTTGGTGAAGAACTTCATTGAAATGGAGCCCAACGGCAACGTTTCCCTGAACGGTATCGTGAGCGTGGGCGGCCTCGGCGGCGACCCGTACCGCGACGGCAGCTACGAATATTACCTGAGTGAGCCCATCAAGAAGAACGATTTCAAAGGCTACGGCCCGTTCATTATGGCGAGCGTGGAGATGGAAATGGCCAATCCCAAAAGTCTGACCAGTAAATAA
- a CDS encoding glycoside hydrolase family 28 protein, translated as MIKSLAFFTLLSLPGLAVAQQSALPPVKTTSFRADTFSIAKYGGVADALTSNTVAFQKAIDECSQKGGGVVLVPRGQWLTGPIEMRSNVNLHVAAGALVQFSDNRADYKLHKTNWEGLDAVRNQALIYGKNLENVAITGQGILDGAGEAWWMVQKGRSTEGEWKQLVASGGFLNEKQDRWYPSAQSLKGTTVKEAGVITEEKSEIKEFEEIKDYLRPDFLVLDQCKRLLFEGVTFQNSPAWTVHPMRSEDVVVRNINVLNGPYTPNTDALDLESCKNGIVEGCTFSAGDDAICIKSGRNEQGRKRAMPTENFIIRNCKVYRGHGGFVIGSEMSGGARNLYVSNITMIGTDIGLRFKTTRGRGGVVENIFIQDIDMKDIPGEAILFDMYYMIKDPTPQVAGSKERPVSPAKPVDESTPQFRKIQIRNVTCNGAKTGIMVRGLPEMAIKDISIENAVLQSDKGLVCIEADNISLKNVTLLPTNTDPVMEVHNSQNITLDNIKYAPGATVLLRVSGAEKAKNVRLVNTDASKAKKDIEYGQNVKKKAVVVSKR; from the coding sequence ATGATAAAGTCCCTTGCCTTTTTCACCTTGCTTAGCTTGCCTGGCTTGGCTGTGGCTCAGCAATCCGCTTTGCCACCCGTCAAAACCACTTCGTTTCGCGCTGATACCTTTTCCATTGCCAAGTACGGCGGGGTAGCCGATGCACTGACGTCGAACACCGTGGCCTTTCAAAAAGCCATAGACGAGTGCAGCCAAAAAGGCGGCGGAGTGGTGCTCGTGCCGCGCGGGCAGTGGCTAACCGGCCCAATTGAAATGCGCAGCAATGTGAACCTGCACGTTGCAGCCGGGGCCCTAGTCCAATTCAGCGACAACCGCGCCGACTACAAGCTCCACAAAACCAATTGGGAAGGCCTCGACGCCGTGCGCAACCAAGCCCTGATCTATGGCAAGAACTTAGAAAACGTAGCCATAACCGGCCAAGGCATCCTCGACGGGGCCGGCGAAGCGTGGTGGATGGTGCAAAAAGGCCGCTCCACGGAAGGCGAATGGAAACAGTTGGTGGCCTCGGGGGGCTTCCTCAACGAGAAGCAGGACCGGTGGTACCCCTCGGCCCAAAGCCTGAAAGGCACCACCGTGAAGGAAGCCGGTGTGATAACCGAGGAGAAGTCGGAAATCAAGGAATTCGAAGAAATTAAAGACTATCTGCGGCCCGATTTCTTGGTGCTCGACCAGTGCAAGCGGCTGCTCTTTGAGGGCGTCACGTTTCAGAACTCACCCGCTTGGACCGTGCACCCCATGCGCAGCGAAGACGTAGTTGTGCGCAATATCAACGTGCTCAACGGCCCCTACACGCCCAATACCGACGCCCTGGATTTGGAATCCTGCAAAAACGGCATCGTGGAAGGCTGCACGTTTAGCGCCGGCGACGATGCTATCTGCATCAAATCGGGCCGCAACGAGCAGGGGCGCAAGCGGGCCATGCCCACCGAGAACTTCATCATCCGCAACTGCAAGGTGTACCGTGGCCACGGCGGCTTCGTGATTGGCTCTGAAATGTCGGGCGGGGCGCGCAACCTGTACGTGAGCAACATCACCATGATTGGCACCGACATCGGGCTGCGCTTTAAAACCACCCGCGGCCGGGGCGGCGTCGTGGAGAATATCTTCATTCAGGACATCGACATGAAAGACATTCCCGGCGAGGCCATCCTGTTCGACATGTATTACATGATTAAGGACCCCACGCCGCAGGTGGCCGGCTCCAAGGAACGGCCCGTGTCGCCGGCCAAACCCGTGGATGAAAGCACGCCGCAATTCCGCAAAATCCAGATTCGCAACGTGACCTGCAACGGCGCCAAAACCGGCATCATGGTGCGCGGCCTACCCGAAATGGCTATCAAGGACATCAGCATCGAAAATGCCGTGCTGCAAAGCGACAAAGGCCTCGTGTGCATCGAAGCCGACAACATCAGCCTCAAAAACGTGACCCTGTTGCCCACCAACACCGACCCCGTAATGGAAGTGCACAACAGCCAAAACATCACCCTCGACAACATCAAGTACGCCCCCGGCGCCACAGTGCTACTACGCGTATCCGGTGCTGAAAAAGCCAAGAACGTCCGCCTAGTAAACACCGACGCCTCGAAAGCCAAAAAGGACATCGAGTACGGCCAAAACGTGAAGAAAAAGGCGGTAGTAGTGTCAAAACGATAA
- a CDS encoding GH116 family glycosyl hydrolase, which produces MHGAIAWRMPLNGWRGAYTADPLGWHDRAQTHFRAYAKSQLTSPATAPVVMDTALNLARHQEKLGTSVFSSGYISRNPGGDFRPHHYDMNLVFIDELLRHFNWTGDLAFAKEMFPVLQRHLAWEKRNFDKDNDGLYDAYAAIWASDALQYSGGAVTHSSAYNYLANLLTAELAQRIGENPAPYRQEAARIKQALDQRLWMPAKGWYAEYQDALGLKQLHSAAGIWTVYHALDSQVPDAFQAYQALRYVDAEIPHIPVRAAGLPDEGYYLLSTTNWQPYDWSINNVAMAEVLHTTLANWQGGRTEEAFKLWKSALLESMYLGSSPGNFQQVSFYDAHRGELYRDFADPAGMASRSLVEGLFGIVPNALEGVLTVRPGLPAAWNEAALTVPDVAFDFRRQGQQDMYTITPAFAKPLKLRLQVQARAVAAAVTVNGQPVQWKSVAEAVGQPVIEINSEPAAKYVVQIQWQGDAPDAVALAQTYVPGSALAVRFPHAMVGKVFDPQQVLRDAKPNQSTLVAQVAGLSGSRTAFIQLQQGSLTWWAPLPMEVKEAVTIVPENESAGGLRFRLQNHTSEALSAKVTVNTGKNALETTVQVPANAVSDEVQVPVANTVVGNNAVLVEWGQGQRVSSTLMDWNGTAPTTVGKARHETVNLASYFNDKVTQIFQNKYLSPRPVGPTLQLPTQGIGNWCYPLTQATIDDAGLRQLAGVRNEIKLPWGVPLRTPGTAGEKNILFVSQWDNYAEQATVPLRGKASHAYLLMAGSTNPMQSQLTNGEVLITYTDKTTETLPLRNPDNWAPIEQDYLQDDFAFTTGAPKPFRIHLKTGLITRDFKQYTSIKGFSTRAIDGGAANILDLPLNPKKKLKSLTLKALSNDVVIGLMSVTLVRE; this is translated from the coding sequence ATGCACGGAGCTATTGCCTGGCGGATGCCGCTCAACGGCTGGCGCGGCGCCTACACCGCCGACCCGCTCGGCTGGCACGACCGAGCCCAAACGCACTTTCGGGCCTACGCCAAGTCGCAGCTCACCAGTCCCGCTACGGCCCCCGTAGTCATGGATACGGCCCTGAATTTGGCGCGCCACCAAGAGAAGCTAGGTACGTCGGTGTTCAGCAGCGGCTACATCAGCCGCAACCCCGGCGGCGACTTCCGGCCTCATCACTACGACATGAACTTGGTGTTCATCGACGAGTTGTTGCGCCATTTCAACTGGACCGGTGACCTGGCTTTTGCCAAGGAAATGTTTCCGGTGCTACAGCGCCATTTAGCCTGGGAGAAGCGCAACTTCGACAAAGACAATGATGGACTTTATGATGCCTACGCCGCTATTTGGGCTTCCGATGCCCTGCAATACAGCGGCGGCGCCGTCACGCATTCGTCGGCTTATAACTACCTGGCCAACCTACTGACGGCGGAACTGGCGCAACGAATCGGTGAAAATCCGGCGCCGTATCGGCAGGAGGCTGCCCGCATCAAGCAGGCCCTCGACCAGCGCCTCTGGATGCCCGCCAAAGGCTGGTACGCTGAATACCAAGATGCCCTCGGCCTCAAGCAGCTGCACTCCGCCGCTGGTATCTGGACCGTCTACCACGCCCTCGATTCGCAGGTGCCCGATGCCTTCCAGGCCTACCAGGCGCTTCGTTACGTGGATGCTGAGATACCGCACATTCCCGTCCGGGCCGCTGGCTTGCCCGATGAAGGCTACTACCTGCTTTCCACCACCAACTGGCAGCCCTACGACTGGTCGATCAATAACGTGGCTATGGCGGAAGTGCTGCATACCACGCTGGCTAATTGGCAGGGCGGGCGCACCGAAGAAGCGTTCAAGCTCTGGAAAAGCGCTCTGCTGGAAAGCATGTACTTGGGTTCGAGCCCCGGCAACTTCCAGCAGGTTTCCTTCTACGATGCCCACCGCGGCGAACTGTACCGCGACTTCGCCGACCCGGCGGGCATGGCTTCTCGCTCGTTGGTGGAAGGCTTGTTTGGCATCGTGCCCAATGCGCTGGAAGGCGTGCTTACGGTTCGTCCCGGCTTACCAGCTGCTTGGAACGAAGCGGCGCTGACCGTGCCGGATGTGGCGTTTGATTTCCGCCGCCAAGGCCAGCAGGACATGTACACCATCACGCCCGCCTTCGCCAAACCGCTGAAGCTGCGCCTACAAGTGCAGGCTCGTGCCGTAGCCGCAGCCGTAACGGTGAACGGCCAGCCGGTGCAATGGAAAAGCGTAGCAGAAGCCGTGGGCCAGCCCGTCATCGAAATCAACAGCGAGCCGGCGGCGAAATACGTGGTGCAGATTCAGTGGCAAGGCGATGCACCGGATGCCGTAGCGCTGGCTCAAACCTATGTGCCCGGCTCTGCACTAGCAGTCCGTTTTCCGCACGCTATGGTAGGTAAAGTATTCGACCCGCAGCAGGTTCTTCGTGATGCCAAACCCAATCAGTCAACCCTGGTGGCGCAGGTGGCCGGCCTGTCTGGTAGCCGCACGGCGTTTATACAGCTCCAACAAGGCAGCCTGACCTGGTGGGCGCCGCTGCCTATGGAGGTGAAGGAGGCCGTTACCATCGTGCCCGAAAATGAATCGGCAGGTGGCCTGCGCTTCCGGTTGCAGAACCACACCTCTGAGGCCCTAAGCGCGAAAGTGACGGTGAATACCGGCAAGAACGCTCTGGAAACTACCGTGCAGGTGCCGGCCAACGCAGTTTCCGATGAAGTGCAGGTGCCGGTTGCCAACACCGTAGTTGGCAACAATGCGGTGCTAGTAGAATGGGGGCAGGGGCAGCGCGTTTCGTCCACGCTGATGGATTGGAATGGTACCGCCCCAACCACCGTCGGCAAGGCGCGCCACGAAACCGTGAACCTGGCTTCGTATTTCAACGATAAGGTGACGCAGATTTTTCAGAACAAATACCTTTCGCCGCGTCCCGTTGGTCCTACCTTGCAACTTCCCACGCAAGGCATTGGCAACTGGTGCTACCCGCTCACACAAGCCACTATTGACGATGCTGGATTGCGCCAGCTAGCCGGCGTCCGCAACGAAATCAAGTTGCCGTGGGGCGTGCCGTTGCGCACGCCGGGCACGGCCGGGGAGAAGAACATTCTGTTTGTGTCACAGTGGGACAATTACGCCGAGCAGGCTACCGTGCCGCTCCGCGGCAAAGCCTCCCACGCCTACCTGCTCATGGCGGGCTCCACCAACCCCATGCAAAGCCAACTCACCAACGGCGAAGTGCTGATAACCTACACCGACAAGACCACCGAAACGCTGCCGCTGCGCAATCCCGACAACTGGGCGCCCATCGAGCAGGACTATTTGCAGGACGATTTTGCCTTCACCACCGGTGCCCCCAAACCCTTCCGCATCCACCTTAAAACCGGCCTCATTACCCGCGACTTCAAGCAGTACACCAGCATCAAAGGCTTCAGCACCCGCGCCATCGACGGCGGGGCCGCCAACATCCTCGACCTACCCCTCAACCCCAAGAAGAAACTCAAAAGCCTCACCCTAAAAGCCCTTTCCAACGATGTAGTAATCGGGCTGATGAGCGTGACGCTGGTACGCGAATAA
- a CDS encoding RagB/SusD family nutrient uptake outer membrane protein, which produces MKKTLLSALAISILMLSACDKDLEQAPISNGSVPTFYRTADDFTQAINSVYSNLRDYPDRQFTMSETRSDNIYGVSTQGIRTWEPINNFSTTIASNEYPADTWTTDFVGVFRANVVLDQIAKNGSLLADDVRLRTEGEAKFLRALFYFDLVRYFGKVPLVDTPLEPQEVVKIPRTPVAEVYNLIISDLEDAIQKLPDSYTATNVGRATNGAARGLLALVYLTRSGPTYGIEGPGLGTKDYDAALTLLNQVIASGKYDLLTAAGTAANAYANVFSYTNENNREVLFDVQYISGGLGAGASFPSILLTNNYFQSIGAGTGFGTGDELRPPSNDLVASYAAADVRKNVTMQIGYTTTSTPVAVETRPAFKKYVNGALRGTSRTDWPINFIVMRYADILLMKAEALIRKNGPNAEADQLVKRIRDRAGLTGSVLTGVTLAQLMEERRREFAGEGLRWHDLVRSGEAVTIMNAWVAKEDTRTRIRKPLNTADLLYPVPQNELAASSYLYEQNPGY; this is translated from the coding sequence ATGAAAAAGACCCTTCTCTCGGCTCTGGCAATTAGCATACTGATGCTGAGCGCCTGTGATAAAGACCTCGAACAAGCTCCTATTTCCAACGGCTCGGTTCCTACCTTCTACCGGACGGCCGACGATTTCACGCAAGCCATCAACTCGGTATACAGTAACCTGCGCGACTATCCCGACCGTCAATTCACCATGTCGGAAACCCGCTCCGACAATATTTACGGGGTCAGCACCCAGGGCATCCGGACGTGGGAGCCCATCAACAACTTCTCCACTACTATTGCTTCCAACGAGTACCCGGCCGATACCTGGACCACCGATTTCGTGGGGGTATTCCGAGCCAATGTGGTGCTCGATCAAATTGCGAAAAACGGGTCGTTGCTGGCGGATGATGTCCGGTTGCGCACCGAAGGCGAAGCCAAGTTTCTGCGGGCCCTGTTCTATTTCGACTTGGTGCGCTACTTCGGCAAAGTGCCGCTGGTAGATACCCCGCTCGAGCCGCAGGAAGTGGTGAAGATTCCGCGGACGCCGGTGGCGGAGGTCTACAACCTCATCATTTCTGACTTAGAAGATGCCATCCAGAAACTGCCCGACTCGTACACAGCCACCAACGTGGGCCGTGCTACTAATGGGGCGGCCCGGGGGCTGTTGGCGCTGGTTTATCTTACCCGGTCGGGCCCGACGTATGGCATTGAGGGTCCTGGCCTGGGCACCAAGGACTACGATGCGGCGCTCACCTTGCTCAACCAGGTTATTGCGAGCGGCAAATACGATTTGCTAACGGCGGCGGGCACGGCGGCCAACGCCTACGCCAACGTGTTTTCCTATACCAACGAAAACAACCGCGAGGTTCTTTTTGATGTCCAATACATAAGCGGCGGCCTTGGGGCAGGAGCTTCTTTTCCGTCTATCCTGCTGACCAACAACTATTTCCAGTCGATTGGAGCGGGTACGGGTTTTGGCACCGGTGACGAATTGCGGCCACCTTCCAACGACTTGGTAGCCAGCTATGCCGCTGCCGATGTTCGCAAGAACGTGACAATGCAAATTGGGTATACCACGACTAGCACGCCCGTAGCAGTGGAAACAAGGCCGGCTTTCAAGAAGTACGTGAACGGCGCCTTGCGCGGCACCTCCCGCACCGACTGGCCCATCAACTTCATCGTGATGCGCTACGCCGACATTCTCTTGATGAAAGCCGAGGCCCTGATCCGCAAAAACGGACCTAACGCGGAAGCAGACCAACTCGTCAAGCGCATACGCGACCGGGCTGGCCTAACGGGTTCCGTCCTGACCGGAGTTACCTTGGCGCAACTCATGGAGGAACGCCGCCGCGAGTTTGCGGGGGAAGGCTTGCGCTGGCACGATTTGGTGCGCTCAGGCGAGGCCGTTACGATTATGAATGCTTGGGTAGCGAAGGAAGACACGCGCACCCGCATTCGCAAGCCCCTGAACACTGCGGATCTGCTTTATCCGGTGCCTCAAAACGAGTTAGCGGCGTCCTCTTACCTCTATGAGCAGAACCCAGGATACTAA
- a CDS encoding SusC/RagA family TonB-linked outer membrane protein codes for MKKNYTWRRGQLVVCLPLLLAGPGITSLQARPLIKAVAEWQLTGRVVSQSNEGLPGVTVVLKGTTVGTTTGADGNFTLSVPEKAGTLVFSYIGFQTKEQSFSESGTLTIKLTEDTKSLDEVVVVGYGTQKKADVTGAIATLDASKLEERPILRVDQALVGTLAGVNVQQNTGLPGRGFNVQVRGNGSITANNQPLYVIDGFPLEGTSPNGNGNYATGSPLDNINPNDIQSIEVLKDAAAAAIYGSRAANGVVLVTTKRGKTGKPQINFNLYGGVSQMAKKLDLLSPEEWVERATEIINNNWVRSQPTTPGAKPRLASQTTAERQAILGVNTINPSQMIDDRWLLPNHEGLDYIDWQDEIFRTGKVQNYQVSASGATNNVNYFLSGNYTDQEGIVLGVAYKRYSARANVEVKASDKLKFGLNMSPSYAISKDPGVEGKDNLAQKFITMVPVAESSAGVLTNYGDNPVYTWGGSSISPVGELTNRQQQSTVFRTLTTVFGEYELIKNLRFRTSLNLDNTDSRAKSYIPNSRLVGSGATGTFSGYRKQAFVNENTLAYNRVIGKHDISALAGYAYNFFKTESDRLRSSGGFTNSAVTTLNGATNITGTADNGTTETQNVLLSYFGRVQYSFEGKYLATASVRRDGSSRFGADNRWGIFPAGSLGWRISQENFMKNLPVISELKLRGSYGMSGNNGIGDYSSIATLGVNPYTFGGVVASGQSPNKAPNELLRWEKSQTIDVGLDFGVLDNRISGSFDYYTKTSKDLLLNVPRPSASGYASQLVNIGEVLNQGLELEVRTRNLTGAFEWNTSLNVSHNRNKVVHLGEGDATIEIASPYGASSNLLMVGQPMFVFYAIKQTGILNQGDIDGGAAIIQGQTVGDPRYLDANGDQVINEKDRVIIGQPNPKLTWGITNNFTYKGFDLSVLVQGQNGGSLYSLIGRAIDNTNMGYNQNVLGLQRDRWRSEDNPGAGERGKAQANFTPLKSDSWQYSTNYYRIRNITLGYNLGKVISKRYAQGARIYVSAENFFGHDTYRGGYNVDATNSDTGGSGFSVGTDYGGLPLTKSMTLGVNVTF; via the coding sequence ATGAAGAAAAACTACACGTGGCGGCGCGGCCAGCTGGTGGTCTGCCTGCCCTTGCTGCTAGCAGGACCCGGGATTACCTCACTACAAGCTCGCCCTTTAATAAAGGCAGTAGCTGAATGGCAGCTAACTGGTCGGGTGGTTTCTCAGAGCAACGAAGGTCTGCCAGGCGTGACCGTGGTGCTCAAGGGCACTACCGTAGGTACGACCACCGGTGCCGATGGCAACTTCACGCTGTCCGTGCCCGAGAAAGCCGGGACCCTGGTGTTCAGCTATATTGGCTTTCAAACCAAAGAGCAAAGTTTTTCTGAATCGGGCACGCTCACCATCAAGCTAACCGAAGACACGAAAAGCCTCGACGAGGTAGTAGTAGTAGGCTACGGCACGCAGAAAAAGGCCGACGTAACGGGTGCCATTGCCACTCTTGATGCCAGCAAACTCGAAGAACGCCCCATCCTGCGCGTCGATCAGGCTCTGGTGGGAACGTTGGCGGGGGTGAACGTGCAGCAGAATACGGGCTTGCCGGGCCGGGGCTTCAATGTGCAGGTACGGGGCAATGGCTCTATCACGGCCAACAACCAGCCGCTTTATGTAATCGACGGTTTTCCGCTGGAAGGCACCTCGCCCAACGGCAACGGCAACTATGCCACCGGCAGCCCCCTCGACAACATCAACCCCAACGACATCCAGTCGATAGAGGTGCTGAAAGACGCGGCGGCGGCGGCTATCTATGGTTCTCGCGCCGCCAACGGTGTGGTGTTGGTGACCACCAAGCGAGGCAAAACGGGCAAGCCGCAAATCAACTTCAACTTGTACGGGGGCGTTTCGCAGATGGCCAAGAAGCTGGATTTGCTGAGCCCAGAAGAGTGGGTGGAGCGGGCCACCGAAATCATCAACAACAACTGGGTCCGGTCGCAGCCGACCACTCCGGGGGCAAAGCCGCGCCTAGCCAGCCAAACCACCGCCGAGCGCCAAGCTATACTAGGCGTGAACACCATCAACCCGAGCCAGATGATCGATGACCGGTGGCTGCTGCCCAACCACGAGGGACTCGACTATATCGACTGGCAAGATGAAATCTTCCGGACGGGCAAAGTTCAGAACTACCAAGTATCGGCTAGCGGAGCTACCAACAACGTGAACTACTTCCTGTCGGGCAACTACACCGATCAGGAAGGCATTGTGCTTGGGGTGGCGTACAAGCGCTATTCGGCCCGCGCCAACGTGGAAGTGAAAGCCAGCGACAAGCTCAAGTTCGGCCTCAATATGAGCCCCAGCTACGCCATATCGAAAGATCCCGGCGTGGAAGGCAAGGACAACTTGGCCCAGAAGTTTATTACTATGGTGCCCGTGGCGGAGTCTTCGGCCGGTGTGCTCACCAACTACGGCGACAATCCGGTGTATACCTGGGGCGGCAGCAGCATCAGCCCAGTGGGCGAGTTAACCAACCGCCAGCAGCAAAGCACGGTGTTCCGGACGCTGACCACGGTGTTTGGCGAGTATGAGCTGATCAAGAACCTGCGTTTCCGCACCTCCCTCAACCTCGACAACACCGACTCGCGCGCCAAGAGCTACATTCCGAACTCGCGGCTGGTGGGCTCGGGGGCCACGGGCACGTTCAGCGGCTACCGCAAACAGGCTTTCGTGAACGAGAATACGCTGGCTTACAACCGCGTTATCGGGAAACACGATATATCTGCGCTGGCGGGTTATGCCTACAACTTCTTTAAAACCGAATCGGATAGACTGCGGTCGTCGGGCGGCTTCACCAACAGTGCTGTAACCACGCTCAACGGCGCGACCAACATCACGGGTACCGCTGACAACGGTACCACCGAAACGCAAAACGTATTGCTGTCTTATTTCGGGCGTGTGCAGTATTCATTTGAAGGCAAATACCTGGCGACGGCCAGTGTGCGCCGCGACGGTTCCTCGCGTTTTGGCGCCGATAACCGCTGGGGTATTTTCCCGGCTGGTTCGTTGGGCTGGCGCATTTCGCAGGAGAATTTCATGAAAAACCTGCCCGTAATCAGCGAGCTGAAACTGCGGGGTAGCTACGGTATGTCGGGCAACAACGGCATCGGCGACTACAGCAGTATTGCCACGCTCGGCGTGAACCCTTACACCTTCGGGGGCGTGGTCGCCTCGGGTCAGTCGCCCAACAAAGCACCGAACGAGTTGCTGCGCTGGGAAAAGTCGCAGACCATTGATGTGGGCTTGGATTTCGGCGTGCTCGACAACCGCATTTCCGGCTCGTTCGACTACTACACCAAAACCAGCAAAGACCTGCTTCTGAACGTGCCGCGGCCTAGTGCTTCGGGCTACGCTTCGCAGCTGGTCAACATTGGGGAAGTACTGAACCAGGGCCTGGAACTGGAAGTACGGACGCGCAACCTAACCGGCGCCTTCGAGTGGAACACCTCCCTGAACGTGAGCCACAACCGCAACAAAGTAGTGCACTTAGGCGAAGGCGACGCCACCATCGAAATAGCCTCGCCCTACGGCGCTTCCAGCAACCTGCTGATGGTTGGCCAGCCGATGTTCGTGTTCTATGCCATCAAGCAAACCGGCATCCTGAACCAAGGCGACATCGATGGCGGGGCGGCCATCATCCAAGGCCAAACGGTTGGCGACCCGCGCTACCTTGATGCCAACGGAGACCAGGTTATCAACGAGAAAGACCGGGTGATTATCGGCCAGCCGAACCCCAAGCTCACGTGGGGTATTACCAACAACTTCACCTACAAAGGCTTCGATTTGAGCGTGCTGGTGCAGGGCCAGAACGGCGGTAGCCTCTACTCGCTGATTGGGCGCGCCATCGACAACACCAACATGGGCTACAACCAGAACGTGCTAGGCTTGCAGCGCGACCGGTGGCGCTCCGAAGACAACCCCGGCGCCGGGGAACGGGGCAAGGCGCAAGCCAACTTCACGCCCCTGAAAAGTGACTCCTGGCAGTATTCGACCAACTACTATCGGATTCGCAACATCACACTGGGCTACAATTTGGGCAAGGTTATCAGCAAGCGCTACGCACAGGGAGCCCGCATCTACGTGTCGGCCGAAAACTTCTTCGGCCACGATACCTACCGCGGCGGCTACAACGTGGATGCCACCAATTCCGACACCGGCGGTAGCGGCTTCTCAGTAGGCACCGACTACGGCGGATTGCCCCTCACCAAATCAATGACTCTAGGCGTTAACGTCACCTTTTAG